A stretch of Manis javanica isolate MJ-LG chromosome 1, MJ_LKY, whole genome shotgun sequence DNA encodes these proteins:
- the ZNF300 gene encoding zinc finger protein 300, whose amino-acid sequence MESGHKYNALEKIFQECIEPDTSRQRPQNCDTFKKNLKCNTELLSYNKRSSRKNPDESSGCGKSSSHGASNYDLEKNHDGIIPCDDDQCGNIFSNKKSLIQYQNVETKEKTCVCITCGKAFAKKSQLIVHQRIHTGKKPYDCSACGKAFSEKFHLIVHQRTHTGEKPYECSECGKAFSQKSSLIIHQRVHTGEKPYECSDCGKAFSQKSPLIIHQRIHTGEKPYECRECGKAFSQKSQLIIHHRAHTGEKPYECNECGKAFCEKSHLIIHKRIHTGEKPYKCTQCEEAFSRKTELITHQLIHTGEKPYECTECGKTFSRKSQLIIHQRTHTGEKPYKCSECGKAFCQKSHLIGHQRIHTGEKPYICAECGKAFSQKSHLPGHQRIHTGEKPYICAECGKAFSQKSDLVLHQRIHTGERPYQCAICGKAFIQKSQLTVHQRIHNSGKIIMN is encoded by the coding sequence ATGGAGTCAGGCCATAAGTATAATgcattggaaaaaatatttcaagaatgtaTAGAGCCagatacttcaagacaaagaCCCCAGAATTgtgatacatttaaaaagaacttGAAATGTAATACTGAACTACTTAGTTACAATAAAAGAAGTTCAAGAAAAAACCCTGATGAGAGTTCGGGGTGTGGAAAATCTTCTAGCCATGGTGCATCCAATTATGATCTtgagaaaaatcatgatggaatAATACCCTGTGATGATGATCAGTGTGGaaacatttttagcaataaaaaatcCCTTATTCAATATCAGAATGTTGAAACTAAAGAGAAAACCTGTGTGTGTATTACATGTGGAAAAGCCTTTGCTAAGAAGTCACAGCTCATTGTGCATCAAAGAATTCATACTGGAAAGAAACCATATGATTGCAGTgcatgtgggaaagccttcagtgAGAAGTTTCATCTTATCGTACATCAGAGaactcatactggagagaaaccttatgaatgttctgaatgtggaaaagccttctcTCAAAAATCATCCCTTATTATACATCAGAGAGTTCACACTGGGGAAAAGCCATATGAATGTAGTGACTGTGGGAAAGCCTTCTCCCAGAAATCACCCCTCATTAtacatcagagaattcacactggggagaaaccttatgaatgtagAGAGTGTGGGAAGGCCTTCTCCCAGAAGTCACAGCTGATCATACATCACAGAGCTCATACTGGAGAGAAGCCATATGAGtgcaatgaatgtgggaaagccttctgTGAGAAGTCCCACCTCATTATACATAAAagaattcacactggagagaaaccttacaaATGTACTCAATGTGAAGAAGCTTTCAGTAGGAAGACAGAACTCATTACACATCAGttaattcatactggagagaaaccttatgaatgtacTGAATGTGGGAAGACCTTCTCCCGGAAGTCACAGCTCATCATACATCAGAGAAcgcatactggagagaaaccctacaaatgcagtgaatgtggaaaagccttctgTCAGAAATCACATCTCATTGgacatcagagaattcacacaGGAGAAAAACCTTACATATGTGCTGAATGTGGAAAGGCCTTCTCCCAGAAGTCCCACCTCCCAGGACATCAGCGAATTCATACAGGAGAAAAACCTTACATATGTGCTGAATGTGGAAAGGCCTTTTCCCAGAAGTCAGATCTTGTTttacatcagagaattcatactggggAAAGACCCTATCAATGTGCTATATGTGGAAAAGCTTTCATTCAGAAGTCACAACTCACTGTACACCAGAGAATTCATAACAGTGGTAAAATCATAATGAACTGA